The nucleotide window GCCGCGGAAGTTGGGCGCGAGGACGGCGTAGCCGCGGTTCGCGAGCCACTGGGCGTAGTTGTTGAAGCCCCAGCCGTCACGCGCCCACGGGCCGCCGTGCGGGAAGACGACGAGAGGGAGGCCCTTCGCGGGGACCCCCTTCGGCAGGGTGAGGTAGGCCGGGATCACCAGCCCGTCGGAGGACGGGTAGCTGATCGGCTTCATCTCCGCCATGTGCTCGCGCGGGAGGCGCTCGCGGGAGACGTACTCGACGGAGAGCTTCTTCGTCTTGCGGTCGAAGAGGTAGCGCGTGCCCGGGTCGACGTCGGAGTAGGCCGTCACCATCCAGAGCATGTCGTCGGCGGTGGCGCCGGCGGGGATGATCTCCCGGTTCGGGAGCTTCTTCTCGAGGAGGCGGTAATCGGCCTCCCACTCCTTGTTGCGGAAGTAGATGTGCGTCCTCTCGTCCTCGTAGGACGTGGCGGCGAGCTCGTCGGTCGCCTCGGAGAAGATGGCGTTGCCGAAGTCGACGCGCCCCTTCGGGTCGGTCTCGACGGCCTCTTCCTTCCCGGTCGCCGGGTCGAAGAGGAGGAGGCCGGCGAGGTCCGGCGCGCCCTTGTTCGACTCCATGTAGACCCGCTTGCCGTCCTTGTGGAAGCGGACCGGGCCGCACGACTCGAAGACGCTGCAGGAGTAGATCTTCGTGAGGCCTTCCGCGTCGACCCTGAGGACTTCCGTGTCGCCGTTGTCGGCGATGCGGGAGGCGAGCCTGAGCTGGCCCGCGAGGTCGAAGACCCAGCCCGAGATCTTCTCGGTGTTCTTGCGCAGGAGAGTCCGCTCGCCGGTCGAGATCTTCACCTTGTAGAGGTCGTGCCAGGCGGCGTCGCGGTCGTTGAGGCCGACGTGGACGGCGTCGGGGTCGCTCTTCGGGACGTCGTAGATCTGGGCGCGCGCCCCCTTGGCTGCGGTCAGGTTGCGGGGGGCGGGAGCGTCCTTGCCGGCCTCGGCCGTCGCGGCCGGATCGACGGCCCAGACGTTGTAGTTCTCGTCGCCTTCGTTGTCTTTCACGAAGAGGATGTACTTGCTGTCGCGGCTCCAGAAGAAGCCGGCCACCGGGCGCTTCGGCTCGGCCGTGACGAGGCGGGCCTTGTCGTAGGGGTCGCCCGTCTTCTTGACCCAGACGTTGCGGGTCTCCTTCCAGGGCTTCAGGAAGGCGGTCCACTTCCCGTCGGGGGAGAGCTGGGCGCCGGCGATCTCGGGGTTGCCGAAGAAGAGCTCGCGGTCGAGGACGGGGGGAAGGCCCTTCTGGGGCCGCGGCCTTCGCCGCCGGGGCCGGCTTCGCCGGGGCGGCGGCGGGGGTCTGGGCCGAAGCGGCCATCGGGACCGCGAGGGCCGAAACGAGAACGAGCCGCGCGAGGCGCGGCTGGAACGACGAAAGGGTCATCTTTGAGGCCTCCTTGCCTGTGGGAGCGTGCGGAATCACCCTGTTGGGAATGTACGTCACTCGTGCGCGGAAGTTCCCGCCAGGGGTGGAGACGGGGTCTCCGCGGCGGGGTAAGTGATCAGGCGGGCCGACTTTGCCCACGTGAGATAGCTCCAGGCCCACTGGACGAGGACGAGGACCCGGTTGCCGAACTGGACGATGTAGAGGAGGTGGATGAAGAGCCAGGCGAGCCAGGCGAGGTACCCGCCGAACCTCAGCCCCGCGACCTCGGCGATCGCCGAGGCCCTCCCGATCGTCGCCATGCTCCCCTTGTCGGCGTACCGGAACGGCTCGCCGGCACGCCCCGCGAGCCGCGCCCGGATCGTCCGCGCCACGTGCCGCCCCTGCTGCATCGCGACCGGGGCGACGCCGGGGAGCGGCTTGCCCGTCTGGTGCGTGAAGAGGGCGAGGTCGCCGACCACGAAGAGCTCCGGGTGCCCTGGAAGCGTCAGGTCGGGCTCGACGACGACCCGCCCCGCGCGGTCCGTTCTGGCGCCCGCCGCCGCGGCGAGGGCGCGCCCGAGAGGAGAGCCCTCGACCCCCGCGGCCCAGAGGACCGTCCGCGCCTTCACGACCTCCTGCTCCTCGCCACGCCGGAGGGTGACGCCGTCCTCGCGGATGTCCGTCACGAGGGTCTCCGTGCGGACCTCGACACCGAGCCGGGCCAGGTCGCGAGCGGCACGGGCGGAGAGGGCGGAGGCGTAGGCGCCCAGGACGCGGTCGCTCCCCTCGACGAGGAGGATCCGCGCCGCGGAGGGGTCGATTCGCCGGAACTCGTCCCGGAGCGTGTGCCGGGCGATCTCGGCGAGGGCCCCCGCCAGCTCCGCCCCCGTGGGTCCCGCACCCACGACCACGAACGTGAGCTGCGCGCGCCGCCGCGCTTCGTCCTCCTCCCGCTCGGCCGCCTCGAAGGCCGAGAGGATGCGGGCGCGAATGCCCGTCGCGTCCTCCAGGGTCTTCAGGCCCGGGGCGCGCGCCTCCCACTCGGGACGGCCGAAGTAGGAGTGCCGCGCGCCCGTCGCCAGGACGAGGGTGTCGTACGGCAGCTCCCCGCCTTCGAGCAGCAGCCGGCGGCCGCCCACGTCGACGCCGGTCGCCCCGGCGAGGACGACCCGGACGTTCGGCTGCCGCTTCACGAGGGCGCGCAGCGGCGTGGCGATGTTTGCGGGAGAGAGGCCTCCCGTCGCCACCTGGTAGAGGAGCGGCTGGAAGAGGTGGAAGTTGCGCCGGTCGACGAGCGTCACGTCGACCGGCGCGCCGCGCAGCGCGCGGACGAGGGTGAGGCCGGCGAAGCCCCCTCCGACGACGACGATCCGGGTCCGGCGAGGCTCGGGCGACGTCACGGTTCCTCCGGGTCGCCGTCGTGCGCAGCGATGCCGAGGAGAGATGCGAGAGAGGCACGGCACGAGGGGGAGCCGGCGGATTGGAGCGCGCGACGGGCGGCCTGGCCCGTGTCGGTCCCGGCTGCTCGCGCGATTCCGGCCGCCACCGGCTCGCCCGGCCGAAGGCGCGCCCGGTCGCACCCGCGTTCCTGCAGGGCGGCGAGGAGGTCGGGGAAGGGGTCGATGCCGTGGGCAAAGAGCGCGGGGAGGAGCGGCTCCGGAACGCACCCTCGGGCAAGCGCCACAGCGAGGTGTGCGCGCCCCAGCTCTTCGGCGCGGGCCTCGTCGAGCTCGAAGAGGGCCTCGAGAGGGGAGGTGCCGAAGGGAAGGGTCGCCTCGGCGAGACGGGCGAGGGCATCCAGGCCTTCTTCGCCGAGCGGTCCGAACAGCGCGGCGAGAGCGGCCGGGCTCTGGCAGGCAGGGCAGGTCTCGAGGAGGGCCGCGAGGAGCGGCGCGGCCGCGCCGGGGTCCGCCGCGCGCGCCAGGGCGGTGGCGGCCTCGAGGCTCGCGGCCGGGAGGCTGCGCGCCCGGCGCAGGGCCGCGCGGAGGGATTCGCTGGACCGGACGCGCTCCGGGTCGAGGGCCCGGGCGAAGGCGCCCGCGCCACCGTCCTCCGCGTCGAGAGGGACGAGACCGCGCGTCCACGCGTCCGCCGCCACGCGGTCTCCCGCCGCCGGGTCGAGGCGCGCGAGGGCGTCGAGCCAGGCTTCCCGCTCGGGCGGGGCGACCCGGCCCGACGACAGCTCGCGCTCGAGCGTGGCCGCGAGCCGGGTCGAACCGGGAGGGAGCTTGCCGAGGACGACCCGGCGGAAGGCCGGTGCCAGGTCGCGTGCGCCGAGGATCTCGACGATCTCCTCCTCGTTCGCCGTCCCGCGCAGCGCGCGGCCCAGCTTCAGCTCGAGCCTCAGCTCCGGGGGGGCCGAGGCCGAGCGGGCGAACTCCGCCAGCAGGCCGATCCGCTGCCGCGAGACGAAGGACGGGTCTTCGTCGTCCCCCAGGTCGAGCGCTGCGAACTGGACGATGGCGAAGAGGTTGCAGTAGCGGTCGAGGCTGCTCTCCGCGTCGGCCTGGAGAACGGGTGCGCCCGAGAGGGCGCATCCGGACGGGTCGCGCGAAGCGGCGCGGGCGGAGAAGAAGAGCTCCGTGAAGAGCCCCGTCCACGAGCGCGGGGAGAGGGAGCGGTCGGCCACGAGGCCGAGAAAGCCGAAGGCGGCGAGGGAGGGCCGCTTCAGGACGTCCGCGCGGAACCGGGCCGCATCCAGGGGAAGACCCACGAGGGGGCCGAGCGCCAGGGCGGAAGCCCGAAGCCCCGGATCGGGCGAGCCCTGCGCCGCGAGGAGAGTCGCCGCGAGGCCGCCACGCGCCTCGACCGCTCCGTGCAGCTGCGCGTCGCCGCGCGCCAGGCCGGCCGGAGACGGCGAAACCTCGAGCGCCGCCTCGGAGACGCGCGCCAGCGCGAGGAGTCCCGTGGCGGAGGGGGGGCCGGCCGTGCAGTCGAGGAGCGTCCTGGCGAAGCGGTCTGCCGGCGCGTGGAACCGCAGCTCGGCGAAGGAGCCGGAGAGCGCTTCCTCGAGATTCCCGGCGAGGAGCCCTTCGGCGACCTCGGGCCTCTCCCGTACGAGCCGGTCGATGCGGGCCCGGTCGACGGCGGTGACGAGTTCGGCGAGCTCGAGCGTGAAGGCCTCGTCGGGAAGGGAAGACCCAGCGCCGTCGGCGCCGGACGAGATGGCCTCGGCGACCGCCGGAAGGGCCCACGCGGGAGCCTCGGCCGGTGAGGCCGAAAGGAGGGCCAGCGCCGCGACGTTCCGGAGCCAGATCGGGCCGCCGCTTTCGACCCGTTGCCTCAGCCGGTCCAGGAGGCCGTCGCGCGCGTCGGGATCGAGGGTCCCGAGGAGAATCGGCACCGCCTTCGCCGCCTCCAGCGCCGCCGGCTCGCCATCGGCGACCCGGGCGAGCCTCTCGAGAGCGCCGCCCGGGTCCTCGATCGCCCGCTCGAGGTACCTCGACGCGGGCGCGCCGGGGAGGAGCGCGAGCTCGGCCCAGTCGCCGCCCGTGGCGCGGGGTCCGAGCCGTTCGAGCCGGCGGAGCTGCTCGACGACCCTCGCGGCGGCGGCCGGGTCCGAGCCCTCCTCGAGCGGCAGCACCGCGCGCGAGATCTCGGTGAACCGGTCGTCGAACCGGACGGACTCCCTCCCGTCGAGGCCGAGCAGGCCGCCGTCGGGCAGAGGGAAGACCTCGGTCAGCGGGCCGAGCGGCGCGGACCTGACGAGGCGCCCGGTTCCGTCGAAGACCTCGGCGACGGAGAGCGGCTCACCCCAGTCCTCGCCATCCGCGGGCGGAGCCGTCCGGACCGAGACGCGCACGATTCCCTCGGGGATGCCCAGGACGAATCGCGTGCGCCCTTCGCCGCAGGACTCGAGCGGGTCGGGAACGACGACCAGCTCCCCGGTTCCGAAGCGCGCCGCCGCCTCGCCCCGTGCGCCGGAGAAGAGCACCGTGGTCCCCGCCGCGCCGGCGAAGACCCGTGGGGACGAGGGGTGTCCCACCCGGCGCCTGACATCCGCGACCGGGAACGCCGCGAAGGGCGTCTCTCCGTCCGGAGCGACGCGGACGATGCGGAACGAGCCGTCCTGGCGCCGCAGGACCCAGGCCTCGTCGCCGAAGAACGCCGGCTCGGAGCCGCGCAGCGCGGTCGTCGCCACGGTGGCGCGCACCCCGCCGTCGGCGAACCGGAAGACGAAACGCGCCTCCACCTGCCGCTCCTCACCCCTGCGGGCGAGCCCGCGGCGGAAGCCGTCGGGGGTCGGCGCGGTGACGCGAGCGCCCGA belongs to Holophagales bacterium and includes:
- a CDS encoding NAD(P)/FAD-dependent oxidoreductase produces the protein MRPLGRTRSPGRRGEQPRPLLQPLRHRPVRSARPGGRRRPVLRLAAADRPAGGVRPLGLGPPGAEARAEAGPRAARDGERGGDRRDPRRTRPGTGLPPGRPRQAPSRFDPARGHARARAVVGPGRPARAGSLARRPRAPRPGGGRPRGGGRVDARSRPSRRGGRWRGRLRPGPRPGARPVQRIPPRGPAPGAQPPGREPRGRHRPGARGGPRRGRAAPRGPPRDLPCLPEPGRSRRAVRTARRRRPGCPRPSRRGDPSLRHLPSRGPLRARRGPRRRAGARTPRCGACPRVRSGAAPPRALCPRHRPLPRPPRRPAGTRVRPGAPSAGRAGGGRNRASSRDRHGPGRPSRAPIRRLPLVPCLSRISPRHRCARRRPGGTVTSPEPRRTRIVVVGGGFAGLTLVRALRGAPVDVTLVDRRNFHLFQPLLYQVATGGLSPANIATPLRALVKRQPNVRVVLAGATGVDVGGRRLLLEGGELPYDTLVLATGARHSYFGRPEWEARAPGLKTLEDATGIRARILSAFEAAEREEDEARRRAQLTFVVVGAGPTGAELAGALAEIARHTLRDEFRRIDPSAARILLVEGSDRVLGAYASALSARAARDLARLGVEVRTETLVTDIREDGVTLRRGEEQEVVKARTVLWAAGVEGSPLGRALAAAAGARTDRAGRVVVEPDLTLPGHPELFVVGDLALFTHQTGKPLPGVAPVAMQQGRHVARTIRARLAGRAGEPFRYADKGSMATIGRASAIAEVAGLRFGGYLAWLAWLFIHLLYIVQFGNRVLVLVQWAWSYLTWAKSARLITYPAAETPSPPLAGTSAHE